One window from the genome of Xenorhabdus bovienii SS-2004 encodes:
- a CDS encoding tellurite resistance TerB family protein produces the protein MSFLNKIKTAFSAGREELTNQVGRFKNRKFMEGTVAVCAHIAMASNGVSSEEKQKMVGFIKNSPELKVFDTTEIIEFFNKLVSSYEFDADIGKGEAMKFIMILKPQPEAAQLALRVGIAVAKSDGDFDNDEKTAAREICTTLGFTPADFEL, from the coding sequence ATGTCCTTTTTAAACAAAATCAAGACGGCTTTCAGCGCGGGCCGTGAAGAGCTGACCAATCAGGTCGGCCGCTTCAAGAACCGCAAGTTCATGGAAGGCACCGTAGCCGTGTGCGCACACATTGCGATGGCAAGTAACGGCGTCAGCTCAGAAGAAAAACAGAAAATGGTAGGGTTCATCAAAAACTCCCCTGAACTGAAAGTCTTCGATACCACTGAAATTATTGAATTCTTCAACAAACTGGTCAGCAGCTATGAATTTGATGCTGACATTGGCAAAGGTGAAGCCATGAAATTCATCATGATTCTGAAACCGCAGCCGGAAGCGGCACAGCTTGCCTTGCGCGTAGGTATTGCCGTCGCCAAAAGTGACGGCGATTTTGATAACGACGAAAAAACGGCTGCCCGTGAAATTTGTACAACTCTGGGCTTTACACCCGCAGATTTCGAACTGTAA